The genomic interval GTATGAAtgtgatgatcgtataactcgtgttgttatacgggagcagatgtTGATACAGATGTTCCAGTTGATAATTAAAGCGAAAAGAAGTCGAGAACGGAATGGgaaagattttctttgtttttgaacaatttcagttaaattgaattatgttattttattttcagttgatTTGGAAGTTTTCAGTTTGTAATAAATTTCCCTTTAATGGGACTGTGatggtttattgtttattaCCTTAGTCTAAGACTtatatgaatgaattattttgtttttcgctatcaaaagaatatatttttttttccttaactatcagaattgggatgttacaattaCTGCACATCATCACTACTTCTACAATTACCAACACTACAAAACTGCTGTAAAGGAAAAAAGAggaaatgcagaaaaaaaaaaaaaactcgtttcggaatattttttttcgaaaaatatttcatatattctttaaaaaaaattccataaTATATTTCTCATGAATATTCCAAAAACCTTTAAAGACATTTTATGAGTTTTAGaaagttttatttgaaattttattctgaaaaaTTCATTCAGAAACACAATTTATATATTCTGAAAATtacattctaaaattttattccgaaaattctatttttaaaatttcattctaGAAATTTTGGAAACCACGTTAGTTCGAGGAGGTGGACGAAAAAACTGAGAGGTACAAAAAGTAAAAGCCTAAAAACTCCTATAAGAAATCTGTGTTGGATGGCCCATATATTGACGGAGAAGCGGTTCAAGGCCTAATAGAGATCGGAGGCGACGGTTCTGGCGGTTGTCCTCGTCTCAGCCTCGCGTGTTTTTGTCTCTGCTCTTTCATCTTTGTCTGAATCTCCGTGTCTAACCTTCCATAgcattaaaaaaagaacaatcaTCACGATCAGATTCATGCAAGTAGCTGATCAATCAATCATCAGTTCTTATTCTTGTGGTGATTCCATTTTTGCTTCCTTTCGTGGCCAGAAACCATGGCTTTGAGATCGGTGTCTCGACGGTTGGGGACTAAACTCTTCCCTGCGTTATCTTCCACTTCAAGGCTACTACATTCTCACGCCACCAGTTTTGGTTGGTTTACACTCTCTACTCTCTTCCGCGATCAAATTTCAATTCTCAATTAGAAACtggaaaaaaaatgatgttatggCACATTTTCAGGGTTTAAACATGTAAACGAAGAGGATAAGGCTCGCATGGTTGGTGATGTCTTCACGAGCGTTGCTTCGAGCTACGATTTAATGAATGACCTAATGAGTGCTGGATTGCACAGATTGTGGAAGGATAGGTTTATATTACATTCTCATctctataaataataataataatatcaatttcaaTCATATAGCAATTGGTGTTGGACTTTACTTAcatttgtgattattttttctGCTCAGGTTAGTTTCCAAGCTGAATCCCTTTCCTGGAATGAAGCATCTTGATGTGGCTGGTGGCACAGGTATGTGGCGCTATCtgaatgaaagaaatgaatgaattCTGAATTGGTTAGTGGGAGAAGTTTTAGTTCATCAGCTAATTGACATATTGTCTGTCTGGTCCGATTTTGCTGATTCATCTAGCTATTTTTTATGCTGTTGCATGTTCAAGTACTAAGCACAAAAAGagattgttttaatttgtttctataatacttattattttttactggGTTATACGAGTCATAAAGTAAATATATGCATGTGCTTCATATGGTggtattttaacttttttaacagTAAGCTGTATGTGCTCCATATGCGTTTAAGGTTGTTTTAAGCAATGCAGTTGTATTATGTTTCtgtatttatttaacataaactTTGCTTCTTCTCAATAAAATTCTCAGGAACTGAAGCAATGTGCTGTTGCATCTTAAAAGTTTTATGGGTTTTTGTATCAAgcttaaatttattgattttacaGGGGATGTTGCTTTTAGAATCTTGGAGAGCATAAACAAAGTTAAGCTGAGAGGACTTCAAGGTGTTTTTCAAGATACTTTAGAGGCAGAAACTCGGATTTATGTATGTGATATTAACCCTCAGATGTTAAATGTTGGCAGAGAGCGAGCTTTGGAGAAGGGTGAATGAGAATGCCTTAAACTCACAATGATTCGTTTAAGCTTTCGTAGAGGATTTTGGTTTAATGTATCTTCATTTGCTAGGAATGAATATTTTCTGCTTATTATAATAGGTTTTGGAGAAGATGGTTCCCTTGTATGGGTGGAGGGAAATGCTGAAAGCTTGAGTTTCCAAAATGATTCAATGGATGGTTATACTATTGCATTTGGGATAAGAAATGTCACACACATAGAGAAAGTACTCAGTGAAGCTCATAGGTAGGTTTGcactttttcaagaatttgcTATAACTTGTATGCCGGAGCAGTGATGGCAATCAATTAAAACGTATGATGaatcattaatatatttattatttctttttctctttaacaGGGTATTGAAACCAGGAGGAAGGTTCCTTTGCCTTGAACTTAGCCACGTTGGTATTCCTATATTTAAAGATTTGTAAGTATCATTTGCGAGAATCATGAGTATTGGTAGGTTGACATATGATAAGGAAAATTGAGAATGACGATATGCATTCTACTCAcgtttgagaaagaaaatataactaAGATACACTTTAATTTACATGGAAAATTCAAATTTGGATTCTCGATTGGGTTTTTCTATGTTGTTCTTTTAGTGCCTTTAAAGTATactgattttgatgttttaaaatatattaaaaagctTTTAAAATACCAACATCAGTGTATTTTGAAGACACAGTAAAGGACAATACAAAGAAACCCAATCGAGAATCTGAACTCGAAAAATTCTGGAAACCCCCCTTTGGAATAGATATGAATAGATGACAGGATGAAAGGATAGTTCTCAAAATACAGGCATTCCTTGCCAACCAAATGTAACTATACTCCATAAACTGGCCACTATTATAGAATCATGGCCTCCTTTTGTACTCAAAGTCAACTTTCAGCTTGATGTTACTCATCTTTTGCATGTAGGTATGATTATTATTCTTTCTCAGTTATTCCATACATGGGCGAGCTGGTTGCTGGTGATCGAGAATCCTATCAGTACTTAGTTGAGAGTATCAGGCGTTTCCCCTCACAGGTTATCACACTTTCCGTCTATTCATAGCTGTCCATGTTCTTTATTATCTGTTCTCTAGTTTTgtgtagtttttatttaatatctataaatgATGGAAAACTTGCTTATGTTTACTTGGCATCATGAGATTGTGCAGAAACCTCTCTTATGGATCTGAAGGAATTTTTCTTCGGAGTCATCtacttgttttttcttattgtgTTAACTAATGTGTTGTAATTGATGAAATTCCAGGAAAAATTTGCATCGATGATAGCCAATGCTGGGTTCCAGAAAGTAGAGTATGAGAATCTAGTCGGGGGAGTGGTTGCTGTCCATTCAGGGCTAAAAATCTGATATCCTTAGGAACTTTGCTCTCTATTATATCCAATAATTCATGAATTGAGATTAAAGATCGAACGTGATGTTATTCATTAGAAGTCGTAGAGAAGATTTGTACTATTAGAATGTGTACTGTAATTTCCACCGGATGGCGCTTTCAATTCTTTTACtgttaacatatttaattgtttttccaaaataataaattgttagtATTAGAATTCAATTATGAATTCATGctcaatttttcaataaaactaaatataagaaACTTTAATTCAAATCTCATTGACCagtgattttaaaaatttcaatgtgAAATCAATTACGCACTAAAGTGTTGTTTTAAGAGAATTCCGTCAATTATacaatttgaaatttgttgGATTGATTCGTGCAATAGCGTAAAGGAATAATGGTTAAGTGGGTTGGAAGtaaaaacaaacaagtgatgccatgattgttaattaataaatggAGAcgcataaattaattaattaattaataaaatataaacgaAGATATAATAAAGCAATGGTTAATTTAAGTAGCGTGATGATCGAATTGAATGAAGCATATTGCGTGTACACAGTTCGCAAGGCAACCGAGTGGGTCCCACCTGCTCTTCCAAATGGATAAAGTCATGAGAATTGCACCTCCCTCTCAATCCCTTACCTACCATTTTCGCCACGTGTAATCCGATGCCTGCTTCGGATGGAGCCTCGGTTACGAGCCACGTACCCACCCACCACTCTTTTCTGCTCGCACTCACTCCCAGGTTTTCAACTTTCACCTGCAACTTCCTCGCTATTTGCTTCTCAGCTTCCCTTCGTTAAAAACTCTGTCTGCTGTTTCGGTTCACTCTTTCCAGAATCGTCTTTCGTTTTCGTTCTGTTGTTCTTTTCCTCTCTGCAAATCTTCATTCAACAACATCTCTGGATTCTGCTGTTCTCTGCAGTTCGATCATCCTTCGTAACTTGCTATATTCCGTTTGTGTTCTCTTCAGTTCGATCATCGCTCGTAACTTGTTACTTGGCCGTTTGGATTCTCTGCACTTCGATCATTGTAGGTTGCTACTATGCCGCTGGTTCTTTCcatatcactattattatttaattatttacctGTGTATGCTTATGTTTATTTGTGTTGTAATTTTAAACCCTCCTATTTTAGTGTATTTTATGAGAATTTcgttgtttcattttttttataatattgttaagGTACTATTGTGCCGTTCATATTggttttatttaagtattatttttatttccagtGTTTTGAACTTGTGTGCAACTGTAAGGTGAATCCGTTTTTTGTTCGATTTTTCGTATACACTTTCTGTTGTTTTTAGGCTCTTGGAATTTTGAAACTCTCCCATACTTGAATTCAGAATTTTACATAAGCTTTAAACAGtgattttgttattgttgaaatttttttctttcatgatatgttttagttaattactttaaatttcaaaataagccTAATTTTAAgcttgatattttaaatttgttgtaaaatatatatCGGTAGGTATTCTCATTTATGAATTCTAGTGGTTATTTTTCTCCACTTTTAATCTCTCtacatttctatatttttattttattgataattttaacaTTGGTGAACAGCGAGTACTGAGTGTAGTGTATTCTAGTTTTTTCACgttgtgttttgttgttttaaattgtaatttgtaattgatctcgcaaaaaacaaatttaatttctatttatcgTGTTTTGAACTAGTGTATTTTTACAAGGATGAATCTGTTTGATTATGCATATATGTGTCCTTTTTTTTGGTGCACAATGAGGTCTTAGTGTAATCTACCCTTTTcctgtttgtgtgtgtgtttaagACAAATATGACAAGTGCTTATTATTGTGCAATTGCTGATATTTGAAGCTGATTTGGCAGTTTTGGTCTTTGGCTTTTAGAGGAGGTGTTCTAGATAGAACTTGTTAATGGATTCAAGAGAAGTCAATTCCTGAATGCTCAAGTTGCTGAATCTTATTCAGCTATTACTGTTTCAGGTCTTTCTAATAGGATGAAGTGATGCGATGGTTCCATATGTTAGCTGTTGGTTATTGAAGGGATTAGTCTAGTGTCGTGCTGTaagttttttaacatatattggTGACGGGAATATTTCCTGGATGGGGGGAGCATGTTCTAGGAAGCGAGAGCAGGACAATGAAGATAGTATTAACAGAGGATTATCACGAAGCTATTCTAAATGTGGGAGTTTGAAATGGTGGACATCGTCTTTTTCTTATCCATCTGTTGATTTTCACTTACGAAAAGGAGAATGTCCACCACTTTTGGACCTGTGCATACAGAAAATAAATGAGGTATTATTCTAACAAAAGATTTGTTATTTTACTTTGTTCGGACCCtatatatgttgatgattagATCTAATCACTGCAATCTTTATCTGACAGGACATTGATAAATATAACTCATTTTCTATGCTGCCACGGGATATTAGTcagttaatttttaataatttggttTACTCGAGATGTCTAACCAGTGCTTCCTTAGAAGCTTTTCGAGATTGTGCTCTACAGGTAGATAATTCAAGTCATTATGAACCTGGTTGATTATGTGTTCTTGgtctaataattatttttgtcacttattttttttttttacaggaTCTTTACTTAGGAGAATATGGTGGTGTTAATGATGATTGGATGGACGTCATCTCATCCCAGGGTTCATCTTTACTTTCTGTAGATCTTTCTGGGTCTGATGTCACTGATTTTGGGCTGACATACCTTAAAGATTGTGCaagtttaatttctttgaatCTAAATTACTGTGATCAAATTTCAGATCGTGGACTAGAGTGTATCAGTGGTaatgtttcttttcttatgtGTTGTTATGAAATAACACTCAATGCATTTGCagttattcatttatttctcatattttctcTTGGGTGTTAGTCCTTTGGcatcttatatattattttcttcatcttaaaaaggataaaagaaaaatatctaaatatccTTTGGTAAACTGTGTATACATTGATGTGGAAATGGGTTACGTATTGCCTTATGTGAAAACTTATTTAAAGTTAGCCTAGGATACTAAGGCTACcagttcataaaaatatatatttttttcatggaTAACTTTCAGTGAATGAATTCTTGGTAAATGATTCTCTCAATTTAAGAACTTTGATCCTTCAAGTGATCAGTTAAAGGAGTAAGTATAAACTCATTATTATGTCATTAAGGACTTTGGGTGGTTAATTGGAAACTTCTTTACCAGAATTTTGGACGTAGTTTTCTCTATTCTTTTGGCAATTTTATTTCCTATTGATGCACCtatttctaatttacttttcttttaatattgaaaaatgaatACATAAATCTTGTGCTGATCATCTGCATGCTATTACATCTTTTGTACTGTTTTAACTATAatgttaaacattttaaaatatcatgttcaaataatttaattctgGAGAGGGCAATGCACATGATTATTTTACCTGCCTTGGAAATTCTGTTTcttttaaagaatgaaaatgttttcaacAGCCACCCTTATCAATTAATCCAATTTGACACAATGAATTCTGAATAGGGAGGCTAAAGTGGTTTGCATGCATTTTATGTGTAATATATTGTTTTCTGTTTACCTCTGCCATCTGTCTTAGCCTTTTTGTTCCATAACATATTCATAATTTTCCTCATGTGTCTTGCATATAATGTAGATATTCATGTGAAATTACTTACTTCTAGGAGCTTTGTCCATAAGATGCGATGCTTTTACTGAATGTTTacaactataataaaatatttcaggCCTGTCAAACTTGACAAGTTTGAGTTTTAGACGAAATGATTCAATTTCTGCTAAGGGAATGAGTGCCTTTTCTGGTCTTGTCAACTTGGTCAAGTTGGATTTGGAGAGATGTCCTGGGATTCATGGAGGCCTTGTTCATCTTCGAGGTTTGTTCTTAGATGCAATTTTTGTGTGAAAGTAAAGCTTTACTAACCAGTTATTCTAAGACATTCAAAACTGTGTTCAAATTTTAACTTCTAACTTATATAAGTCATAAGGCTGCTACTATATCCAATGATGTGGTATTGTTGTCTAATGTCTATTACAGTTGTTAGATCTTTCAACGTACAATTGACATTGTGCTGTCAATGAAGCAGAAGACAATTAACTGAAatccaataatatattttgtgcTACCTTGTGCCTATATTCTTGACAAGTGTTATGGAAAGCTAAAATAAGGAATCAATAActtattatactttttcataatattaGTTGTTTCATTTACAAGTATGTATTAGTGAACAAGTGCATACTTTAAAAGGAGTTCTATTACAGTAGCTATGATTCTGTAGCATGAACTCTTGGACAACAAAACAAACTTGATATCCATGTAATTTCTGTCAAATGATTTGGTCCGTATTTTCAGGTTTGACCAAGTTGGAATCTCTCAATTTAAAGTGGTGTAATTGCATAACAGATTATGATATGAAACCTCTTTCAGGTTTGTTGCAAAACATCTTGCTTTCTTTTGATTACAGTGACTTAAACTTTTACCCAAGATTGATTGTCTAGACTTTCTTTTATGCAATTAGTATGTTTTCTACTACAGAGTAGTTTCTACACATATTCTGCGAAgtttatttaccttgagtttaAGGTTTTTATATCACTTGAGAAGATTAAATAGCAACAACTTTCCATCTTATTAGAAATATTGTTCACTAATCAACAATACAATTTATCTGATTCAATTTACCTCCAGAGCTTGCCAGCCTGAAAAGTCTAGAGATTTCATCCAGTAAAGTCACTGATTTTGGTGTCAGTTTCCTGAGAGGTATTGTTTTCCTCAAAGTAGTTTTATATGTCTCTCTTTAGTCTTGCTGTACATGTTGTATGTGAAGATGCAAAGGTCAATTGATGTTTTGTGCCCATTTCTTGTATGTACCAAGGTTTTATTCAATGAAGTTATTAATACCTCTTTACTGGACTTCATAATGCAATGATGAACTACTCATGTTTTAAAGAGTCgatgttttattttagaaaccaattta from Vigna radiata var. radiata cultivar VC1973A chromosome 9, Vradiata_ver6, whole genome shotgun sequence carries:
- the LOC106773574 gene encoding 2-methoxy-6-polyprenyl-1,4-benzoquinol methylase, mitochondrial, with translation MALRSVSRRLGTKLFPALSSTSRLLHSHATSFGFKHVNEEDKARMVGDVFTSVASSYDLMNDLMSAGLHRLWKDRLVSKLNPFPGMKHLDVAGGTGDVAFRILESINKVKLRGLQGVFQDTLEAETRIYVCDINPQMLNVGRERALEKGFGEDGSLVWVEGNAESLSFQNDSMDGYTIAFGIRNVTHIEKVLSEAHRVLKPGGRFLCLELSHVGIPIFKDLYDYYSFSVIPYMGELVAGDRESYQYLVESIRRFPSQEKFASMIANAGFQKVEYENLVGGVVAVHSGLKI